From the Flavobacterium gyeonganense genome, the window GATAAAGCTCCGTTAGCAACCAATGCAGAAAATTCTCCTAGAGAGTGTCCAGCCACCATTTCAGGTTTAAAATCATCACCTAAAGTTTTTGCCAGAATAACCGAATGTAAAAAAACAGCCGGCTGTGTTACTTTAGTTTCTTTTAGTTCTTCGGCAGTGCCTTCAAACATGATATCTGTAATTCTGAAACCTAAAATTTCATTTGCTTTTTCGAATAGTTCTTTTGCTAATAGGGATGTTTCATATAAGTCTTTGCCCATTCCTGTAAATTGTGCGCCCTGACCCGGAAATACGTATGCTTTCATTTGTCTAATTTATTTTTTTGTTTTTTTTGAAATTGAAAATTAGTTTCAATTGAAAGGCAAAAATAGCAATTTTTTAGCTCGTATAATCCTTAAAAATGTAAATCCATGCTAATCTTGAGAATCGGAGATTAAAAGAAGTCAACACGATAATGACAACTGCAATAATCGGTATAATTCTTAAATCGAACGTATTTTCAAAGAAAAACTGAGCGATACAATACGTTGCAATTCCCTGAGCTACTGTCAAACCATAATTTACATACATGGCGCCAAAGAAAAAACCGGGTTCTTTTTGAAATTTATAATGACAATGACTGCAGGTTTCATTCATTTTCGGGAAGCCAAAATTCAGGAAAATATTCTTGTCTTTAAAAACTTTTCCTTTATGACAAACCGGACATTCGTTACTTAAAATATGAGTTAATGCACTAGACATGATATTGTTGTTTTATATTTATACAAAGGTAAATCAGATTCTTTCAAAACCTTTTTTATATCTTCGCTAATTATAGCACAATAAAGACATTTTCACCTAAATTTTTAAAAATTTAAATTCCAAATTAAAAAATCACGATTGAATAATCTAAAAAGAAAAATATTGTCTGCTTATGAAAAAATATCCGGTTTATAGTGTAGAAAATTTTAGCTGTAATGATATTCATCGTGAATTTTATGTGAATACCTTTAAAGAGCATTTAAAAAGTCACAGTTTTGTTGAAGAACCGCACCGGCATGATTCGTATCTGATGGTGTTTTTTACAGATGGTTCAGGTATACATGAAATCGATTTTGACCGTTTTGAAATTAAGAAAGGCAGTTTATTTGTGCTACAGCCCGGGCAAATGCATCATTGGAGTTTGTCTGAAGATATTGAAGGCTTTGTGATTATATTTTCCCAGGAACTTTACAATTTATATTTCGGAAAGAAAAACATCAATAATTACAACTTTTATCATTCGATTCACAACCGTCCGGAAATGCTTTTTGAAGGCAGTGAAGCACCTAAAATTTTGCCTTATTTCAATCTTTTGATAGAAGAAAATAGTCAGCATAATAATTTCCAGTTGGATAAAATGCTTAATTTATTGGATTGCATTCATATTGAAATTTCACGAAAATACAGCGAAACTTATTCACATCAGGCGCATTCGTACAACATCAAAATAAACACATTCGAAAAGCTTTTGGAACAGTATTTTAAAACAGAAAAATCGCCTTCTTTTTATGCTGAAAAATTAAATATTACCCTGAAACACCTCAATCGGATTTGTAATGAAATTTTACAAAAAACAGCCACAGAAGTAATTATGGACCGGGTGATTCTTGAAATCAAACGAATGCTGACGGATAAACAACTGGCCGTAAACGAAGTTGCATCGGCTATTGGATATGATGATTACTCTTATTTTTCAAGGGTTTTCAAAAAACAAACCGGGCTTTCTCCAACGGCTTTTCGGGAATTGAAAAATTAAATTTTTAAACCATATAAGTGATATAAGTTCATTGAAGCTCTGAGTCTAATTCATTCAAAAGCAAAACTTACATTTCTTATTAATCATTTATATGGTTTGAAATCTATGCAGTAACAGATTCTAAAATTTTAAAATTACTTTTTGGTGCTTCACATAAGGAGCAGCAATAGGTTTCGGCTAAATCTGTGAATAAAATACCTTTTGGAATGTTCTGGCTAGCATCGCCATATTCAGGATTATAGAGTGAGAGACATTCCTGGCATTGGTAAATATCCAATTGAGGTTTTTCTTTTTTCTGATTTTTTTCGACTGTTTCAGGAATTGAATTTCCTAACTCTTCAAAATATTTTCGACTTAATTCAATCAAAATTGTTGGCAGCTCCAGTTTGTCTATATCTTGTGAATGTACAATATATTCTCGTGTATTAGGATCAAAATTTTTCGCATACAACACATTGTAAGTGTCACGAATCTTAATCGACTCCAGATCTTTAGGTAAATCATTTTTCTCCACTACAATCGAAGTAAAATAATGCCCGTCACGGTTGTATTCAGAGATTCCGAAATTTAATCCGTAGGTACTGATGTCAAACTGATCCAGTGTTCTTACCAAAAAGGTTTTAAGGTTCAGCGCCCATTCCATTGCTACCGGTAAATGCCAGTTCAGTTCTAAAAGTGAATGACGCACATTGATTCCTTTTTTTCCTAAAAATTTCTCCCATTCCAGTTTTCGGTCTTTAGGAATCCCTTTTACAATAAAGGATTTCCACGGTGTGATACAGATTTTACCGATTTTACAATCGAAACACAAATCACACATTTCTTTCAGGAAATCCAAATCGTAAAGATTATTTCTCCAATACAAACCAAGCCAATATTGGTCAATTCCCATTCTGTTCATCCCTTCATAATACGGAAAAGGATAAAACGGAACATTCAAAGGTTTATCAATTGTTCTGTTGTTGGTGTCCAGAGCTTCTGTAACCAAACTAAAAATCAGGTCAATTCCGCAGGATTCTTCAGTGGTAACAATGCGCTCAATTTCATAGTAAAATGTCGCAATATCCCAGCTGTAAATCAATACCGGATACACTTCCATACGCTGCCACTTCGGCAAACGAATATAGAGATACCAGTAATCTTCATGTTCTGAAGCAATGAAATTAAGATGTCCTGTAAACAATGGAACCAGCTGCTGCTTAGGATCGTTGATGTTTACCTTAAGCTTGGGCTGGTCTTTAAATTGTTCTAAAATATATAAAAACTTATTTCCGGTCAGCCAGTTGGTGTTTCTGAAAATATCTGTAGAAACATATGACGAAACGATATTATTGCCGCTCTTTTCATCCGGAAAAACAAAATGATGTTTCCCCATTTTTTCTTTATCCAAAGCTTTAAAGCCTTTTGGAAAAATAATATCCTGTCTTGAACCAAATGAAATCGAATCCAAACCCTGATCCGCAGCCATATTGACCACTTCTCTAAGTTCCCCCGGCGAAATAACGCCTCCTTTTACTATTAATCTCGTTAATTCCATGTTCTTATAGTTTTATTAGTTTGCTTCGCCGGTTCGGCTTCCAGCCTCGGGTCAAGTTTCAGATTCCAAGTTATGCTCGATGCGGTTAACTTGAAACCTGAAACAAAGAAAACCTGAAACAATTTTTTTTAAACTTTACATTTCGCTAAAATCTCTTTAACCTCTGTTTTACAGCTTCCGCAGCCTAATCCGGCTCCGGTATTTTTACATAAATCAGTAAAATTATTTACTCCGCTTTTTATTGTTTCTTCGATGTTTCCGGCTCCAACCTGGCTACAGGAACAAACTAGTTTTCCGAGAACAGGTTTGGCGTTGGAACTTCCTCTAAGCAATAAATTTCGTTTTTCAGACAATTCGATTTTGCTTTCGATCATCGTTTTGAATTCGGCAAATTCATTTTTGTCACCCATCAAAATGGCACCTACCAATAAATCATTTTTAACGATGCATTTTTTGTAATAACGCTGTTTTAAATCGGCAAAAACAATTTCTTCATACGAGTCATCGTTTTCCGGAATTTCAACATCACCAATACTGCATAAATTAATATCTTCCAATTTCAGGATGTTCATTAAAACAGAACCTTTGTAGTAACTGCTGATATCACCGGCCAAAAAGTTGGCCAAAATGTCTGCCTGCTCTTCTGCAGCTGACGTGATTCCGAATAACTGGTTGTTGAATTCGGCTATTTCTCCAATGGCATAAATATCCGGATTTGACGATTGTAAATACTGGTTTACTTTTACTCCGCGCCCGCATGAAAGCCCGGTTTCACGTGCAATTTCAATATTTGGAATAGTTCCAATGGTGTAAACAATAGCGTTTGCTGTAAGGATTCGTCCACTTTTTAAAGCGATTTCAAGTTCGTTTTCGTTATCGGTTTCAAAAACGGTGCTCACCTCATTATCAAAATAAATCTGGATATCGCGAAGCTGTACCTCTTCGGCCAGTAATTTACTTGAAACACGATCCAACTGACGTTCCATCAATCGGGAAGCTCTTTGTATAATAGTTGTTTTTACTTTTTTATGTTTTAAAGCTGCTGCTAATTCTAATCCTAATAATCCTCCACCAACGATCACTACATGCTGTTCTTCCGGAGGTAAATTGGTATTGTCAAGGTGTGCTTTTAAACGATCGGCATCCTCTTTTCGTCTTACAGTAAAACGTCCCGGCAAATGTAATTGAGCGTTTTCAGGCACAAAAGGACGGCTTCCTGTTGCTAAAATCAAAGAATCAAAAGTGTGTGTATCGCCTAAAGTATCTATTATTGTTTTTTCGGCAGCATTTATTTTACCAACAGCAACACCTGCATTCATGGTAATTTTCAACTTGTTTAATGCTTCGCCATCCTTAACCTTTAATAATTGCTGCCAGGAAAATTCGCCTGTCATATATTCCGGAAGCAATACACGATTGTAAAACGGATTTATTTCATTTGAAAAAACTACAATTTCATCAGTAGAATTGAATTCACGATAATTCTGAATGAAGCGGAAAGCCGCAGCACCTGCTCCTACAATTGCAATTTTCTGAAAAGGTTTTACATACTTGGCAATAGAAACCGTGGTATATTTAAAATCCGGTTCTTTTGAAACGGGGTCAACCAATGTGTTGGTTAAATTATTGGTTCTGTTCAAATCGTTTTCAAGTTGTTTTCCCCAATGCATTGGCAGAAAAACCACTTTTTCCCTGATTGAATCGGTAACTTTTGCCTTTACGCGAACTTCTCCGTTTTTACTCGTTACAATTACTATATCACCATCTTTAATATCTGCTTTAAAAGCATCAATTGGATTAATCTCCAAAACCGGACTTGGTGTATGGGTCATTAAACGTGATACTTTCCCGGTTTTTGTCATAGTGTGCCATTGGTCACGAACTCTTCCTGTAGTCAGAATAAATGGAAATTGAGGAGATGGCTGTTCCGATGTATTTTCAATAGAGGTTGGTAAATTAAAAATCGCTTTTTGAGAAGGCGTATAGAATTTTTTATCCGTAAAAAGGCGCGGTGTTCCGGGATGTCCATAATCAGGAACCGGCCATTGAAAAGTACCTTCGGTTTTTAATCGGTTATAATTTAAGAATGAAATATCAATATTGGTGTTTTTGGTCAGTGCGCAATGCTCTTTGTAGATTTCTTCGGCATTATTGAAGTTGAAACCGTTGAAATTCATTTTTTTAGCAAAGCGAATTAAAATTTCAATATCCGGAAGTGCTTCTCCGGGAGCATTTATTCCTTTTGGCAAATAGGAGATACGGCGCTCAGAGTTCGTCATCGTACCATCTTTTTCAAGCCATCCTGCTGCAGGCAATAATAAATCGGCATATTTAGCCGTATCCGCATTATGCGAAATATCCTGAACGACAACAAATTTGGCATTTTGAAGTGCTTTTTCGACACGACGGGAATCAGGTAAGCTTACTAACGGATTGGTACAGATAATCCAAACGGCTTTCATTTTACCAGATTCCAATGCTTCGAACATTTCTGTTGCTGTCAGACCTGGTTTTTCTGAAATTGAATCAACTCCCCAAAAATCGGCTACTTCTTTTCGATGTTCCGGATTTGCGAGATCTTTATGAGCGGCAAGTAAACTCGCCATTCCGCCAACTTCTCTTCCGCCCATTGCATTAGGCTGTCCTGTCAGCGAAAAAGGGCCTGAACCTGGTTTACCAACCTGACCTGTTAAAAGTGATAAATTCAGTAAAGCGGTATTTTTATCTACCCCAACTGCACTTTGATTTAATCCCATTGCCCATAAGGAGATAAATCCTTTTGCTTTTCCGATGGTATCAGCGGCAAGTTTAATGTCGTTTACTGAAATTCCGCATAATTTTGAGGCTTTTTCCAGTGAAGTTCCTAAAACTAAATCTTTATATTGTTTAAAATTTTCGGCATGATTTTTTACAAAATCGTGATCTACATATCCTTTTTCGATGATGCGCTTGGCCATTGCATGATATAAAATAATATCAGAACCCGGAATAATCTGCAAATGCAAATCGGCAAAAGCGGCTGTATCTGTTCGTCTTGGATCAACTACAATGATTTTTACTTTTGGGTTATTTTCTTTGTGTTTTTCCAGTCTTCTGAATAAAATAGGATGACACCAGGCAGGATTTGCACCTGTAATTAAAAATGTATCAGCCAGTTCAATATCATCGTATGCAATTGGAACTGAATCTTCACCAAATGTTTTCTTATACCCAACTACGGCAGAACTCATACAAAGTCTGGAATTGGTATCTATATTATTAGTCTTTAAAAAACCTTTTACTAACTTATTTACTAAATAATATTCTTCAGTTAAACATTGGCCTGAAATATAAAAACCAACACTATCCGGACCGTGTTTTTTTATGATAGAAGAAAAAACAGCTGCAGCACGATCAATTGCAGTATCCCAGCTTACTCGTTCTAAAGGATACGATTTGCTTCCGCGCATTTGCGGATGTAAAATCCTGTCTGAAGTATCATTTACAACATAATGCAAGTTTCTTCCTTTAGAACATAACATTCCTTTATTTACAGGATGATCTTTGTCTCCTTCAACCATTACACCACTTTTCGGATCATTTGTAACGATGATTCCGCAGCCAACGCCACAATAGGAACAGGTAGTTTTGATTTTTGTGTTTTGCATCCTGGTTATTTTTAAATACTACAATTATTATCTTTTGATAAGCTTCAGATAAAGCACTTATTTAAAGTTATACAAAAATAAGTATTTTTACGTATAAATACTTATTTTGTGAATTTATTTTCATATTTTTGAATCAAAATAAATAAGGAAAAGGAAATTCGTTTGTATATAAGTAATTAGTGGATAGTTATAAGTAATTAGATCTAAAAAGATTTACCGAATTAATGCTAATCACTAAGGACTAATCACTAAGTACTAAAAAAAAGCTATCCCATGAAAGAAGAAATGGCCATTTGTGATACCTGTGCAAACGAGAACTGTTTTATAAAAAAGCACCTGCATCTGGAGCACATGAAGGAGTATATCTCAAAAAAGCACAGTTTTGTCTGCAAAAAATCGCATCAGTTTATTATTGAAGGTGCTCCTCTTCAGGGACTTTATTTTATCTGTAAAGGTAAAGTAAAAACAGTAAAAACCGGGATTAACGGTCGTGAGCAGATTGTTCGCTTAACCAAAAACGGAGATACCATCGGATTTCGTGGTTTTGGAACCAGTAAACGATATCTGATTGGTGCTTATGCCTTGGAAGATACAGTTTTATGTAATTTTAGTAATGAAACTATGATGGATATCCTTAAAAATGTTCCAGAGTTTACGTATGCCCTGATGTTGTTTTATGCAGATGAATTAAACAAAAGTGAGAATAATATTCGAAAAATCGCCCACATGAATGTACGTGAACGAGTAATTGATTTGCTGTTGTACATTCACAAAAAATTTGGCCAGAATAATAATGGTTTGATTGAAATTGAATTATCCCGTAAGGAAATTGCCGACTTTGCCGGAACCACAGAGGAACAGGCTATACGCATACTTTCAAGCCTTAAAAAAGAAATCCTTATCAAAACTGTCGGTAAAAGAATCGGTTTATTATCTCCTTCTAAGCTGCAGTCAGAAATTATGGAGCATAAATATTTCTGAAAATTTTCCCTCTTAAAAATCTTCGTATTTATTGCGTGTATTCTTCTCTTTTAAATTTACTTAGATTTTTTGCTAAGTATAATTTAAACTTATGACCCGTTTTACTTCCAAAAATAGGTCAATAAATCATTTTTTTATTCAATAGCATTTCTTCTTTTCAATAAATTACAGCTAAAACAGAAAATGTTTACATTTATGAATGCCTAATTTCACTAGCTGTTTATCTATTTTTATGCTAAAAAGCAGGTTTTAAATTGATTTTCTAACATTTTTTTTAGTTAAAAAAAGATATTTTGATATGGCTTAAACATGGTACTTAAGTATTAATACGTATGTAAGTTTGCTTCATACTAATCAAAACAATGAACCATGTCTAAATTAACCAATCTAATAGTTAACCAAAAAGAATCTATTTTAAATTCTAAAATAACAAGAGTAATTGTATTAGGATGTGCTGTTGCCTTCTTAGGAAATTACGAAGCAAAGGCACAGTTTACACTTACGGGTCAGGTAAGACCTCGTGTAGAAGTACGTGCAGGACAAGGGACTTTACAACAAGACGGCGACAAAGCAGCTATTTTTACAAGCCAAAGAACAAGATTATCTGCCGGATATTCAGGATATCGTTTTAAACTTTTCACCACTTTGCAGGATGTTCGCGTTTGGGGGCAGGATGCTTCATCAATCAACAGAACAACTACTGAGGCCAATAACGGAATTTTACTGCACGAAGCCTGGGCTGAAATTTCTTTAGTAGATACACTAAGTACTATTCAGAATTTATCTGTAAAAGCAGGACGTCAGGAAATTTCTTATGATGATCAAAAAGTATTAGGAGGTTTAGATTGGTTGCAGCAGGCGAGACGTCACGATGCGATCATCCTGAAATATGCCAACAAAGGCTGGATTGCAGATATAGGGGCAGCCTTCAACCAAAATAAAGAATTAAATACCGGAACAATTTACAATGGAACAAACCCGGCTTATGGAGCAGGTACAAACGGAATCGGAACTATGTATAAATCATTTCAGTATGCTTACATCGGTAAAAAATTCTTTTTTGGAGATTTGTCTTT encodes:
- a CDS encoding Crp/Fnr family transcriptional regulator produces the protein MKEEMAICDTCANENCFIKKHLHLEHMKEYISKKHSFVCKKSHQFIIEGAPLQGLYFICKGKVKTVKTGINGREQIVRLTKNGDTIGFRGFGTSKRYLIGAYALEDTVLCNFSNETMMDILKNVPEFTYALMLFYADELNKSENNIRKIAHMNVRERVIDLLLYIHKKFGQNNNGLIEIELSRKEIADFAGTTEEQAIRILSSLKKEILIKTVGKRIGLLSPSKLQSEIMEHKYF
- a CDS encoding rubredoxin, producing the protein MELTRLIVKGGVISPGELREVVNMAADQGLDSISFGSRQDIIFPKGFKALDKEKMGKHHFVFPDEKSGNNIVSSYVSTDIFRNTNWLTGNKFLYILEQFKDQPKLKVNINDPKQQLVPLFTGHLNFIASEHEDYWYLYIRLPKWQRMEVYPVLIYSWDIATFYYEIERIVTTEESCGIDLIFSLVTEALDTNNRTIDKPLNVPFYPFPYYEGMNRMGIDQYWLGLYWRNNLYDLDFLKEMCDLCFDCKIGKICITPWKSFIVKGIPKDRKLEWEKFLGKKGINVRHSLLELNWHLPVAMEWALNLKTFLVRTLDQFDISTYGLNFGISEYNRDGHYFTSIVVEKNDLPKDLESIKIRDTYNVLYAKNFDPNTREYIVHSQDIDKLELPTILIELSRKYFEELGNSIPETVEKNQKKEKPQLDIYQCQECLSLYNPEYGDASQNIPKGILFTDLAETYCCSLCEAPKSNFKILESVTA
- a CDS encoding AraC family transcriptional regulator, producing MKKYPVYSVENFSCNDIHREFYVNTFKEHLKSHSFVEEPHRHDSYLMVFFTDGSGIHEIDFDRFEIKKGSLFVLQPGQMHHWSLSEDIEGFVIIFSQELYNLYFGKKNINNYNFYHSIHNRPEMLFEGSEAPKILPYFNLLIEENSQHNNFQLDKMLNLLDCIHIEISRKYSETYSHQAHSYNIKINTFEKLLEQYFKTEKSPSFYAEKLNITLKHLNRICNEILQKTATEVIMDRVILEIKRMLTDKQLAVNEVASAIGYDDYSYFSRVFKKQTGLSPTAFRELKN
- a CDS encoding nitrate reductase, producing MQNTKIKTTCSYCGVGCGIIVTNDPKSGVMVEGDKDHPVNKGMLCSKGRNLHYVVNDTSDRILHPQMRGSKSYPLERVSWDTAIDRAAAVFSSIIKKHGPDSVGFYISGQCLTEEYYLVNKLVKGFLKTNNIDTNSRLCMSSAVVGYKKTFGEDSVPIAYDDIELADTFLITGANPAWCHPILFRRLEKHKENNPKVKIIVVDPRRTDTAAFADLHLQIIPGSDIILYHAMAKRIIEKGYVDHDFVKNHAENFKQYKDLVLGTSLEKASKLCGISVNDIKLAADTIGKAKGFISLWAMGLNQSAVGVDKNTALLNLSLLTGQVGKPGSGPFSLTGQPNAMGGREVGGMASLLAAHKDLANPEHRKEVADFWGVDSISEKPGLTATEMFEALESGKMKAVWIICTNPLVSLPDSRRVEKALQNAKFVVVQDISHNADTAKYADLLLPAAGWLEKDGTMTNSERRISYLPKGINAPGEALPDIEILIRFAKKMNFNGFNFNNAEEIYKEHCALTKNTNIDISFLNYNRLKTEGTFQWPVPDYGHPGTPRLFTDKKFYTPSQKAIFNLPTSIENTSEQPSPQFPFILTTGRVRDQWHTMTKTGKVSRLMTHTPSPVLEINPIDAFKADIKDGDIVIVTSKNGEVRVKAKVTDSIREKVVFLPMHWGKQLENDLNRTNNLTNTLVDPVSKEPDFKYTTVSIAKYVKPFQKIAIVGAGAAAFRFIQNYREFNSTDEIVVFSNEINPFYNRVLLPEYMTGEFSWQQLLKVKDGEALNKLKITMNAGVAVGKINAAEKTIIDTLGDTHTFDSLILATGSRPFVPENAQLHLPGRFTVRRKEDADRLKAHLDNTNLPPEEQHVVIVGGGLLGLELAAALKHKKVKTTIIQRASRLMERQLDRVSSKLLAEEVQLRDIQIYFDNEVSTVFETDNENELEIALKSGRILTANAIVYTIGTIPNIEIARETGLSCGRGVKVNQYLQSSNPDIYAIGEIAEFNNQLFGITSAAEEQADILANFLAGDISSYYKGSVLMNILKLEDINLCSIGDVEIPENDDSYEEIVFADLKQRYYKKCIVKNDLLVGAILMGDKNEFAEFKTMIESKIELSEKRNLLLRGSSNAKPVLGKLVCSCSQVGAGNIEETIKSGVNNFTDLCKNTGAGLGCGSCKTEVKEILAKCKV
- a CDS encoding DUF983 domain-containing protein; this encodes MSSALTHILSNECPVCHKGKVFKDKNIFLNFGFPKMNETCSHCHYKFQKEPGFFFGAMYVNYGLTVAQGIATYCIAQFFFENTFDLRIIPIIAVVIIVLTSFNLRFSRLAWIYIFKDYTS